One Cotesia glomerata isolate CgM1 linkage group LG8, MPM_Cglom_v2.3, whole genome shotgun sequence genomic window carries:
- the LOC123270864 gene encoding activated RNA polymerase II transcriptional coactivator p15-like translates to MPKKSREYVSSDESESGSHSEEEKPKKKPKREEKKSKKEEKEDKPAKKASSSKADDEEPTWSIGNKRQVTVRTFKGKLYIDIREMYLDANSGDLKPGRKGISLTPENYNKLKDILEEVDEAVARKA, encoded by the exons atgCCCAAAAAATCAAGAGAGTATGTTTCAAGTGACGAAAGTGAATCTGGAAGTCATTCCgag GAAGAGAAACCAAAAAAGAAGCCAAAGCGCGAAGAAAAGAAGTCCAAAAAGGAAGAGAAAGAGGACAAGCCTGCTAAAAAAGCATCTTCGAGCAAGGCCGACGACGAGGAGCCAACCTGGAGCATTGGTAACAAGAGACAGGTCACTGTACGTACATTCAAGGGTAAATTGTACATTGACATTCGTGAGATGTATTTAGATGCCAACAGCGGTGATCTTAAGCCTGGTCGCAaag GAATTTCTTTGACTCCTGAGAACTACAACAAGCTGAAAGATATATTAGAAGAGGTTGATGAAGCAGTTGCTCGCAAagcataa